In Mercenaria mercenaria strain notata chromosome 13, MADL_Memer_1, whole genome shotgun sequence, a single window of DNA contains:
- the LOC123529015 gene encoding uncharacterized protein LOC123529015, protein MADRSREILRENWKTLPYFHENFKSTDDVSHFIKKKSKGKPGSFLLRPSNRNRDLLTASVLVPDHSVRHTHIQIEEDGSRSGWRYFLVVEKKFESIDQLVNYYRQHPVKNLENVNNVYFQNPIYRSDVNANLYTEQNGSSGGRFIPNRALSVSSLSISSRNSDRSVDSMNSIPPPLPVRPIGRTQSMDTSSGTWGSNSSQVNSLPCNDIGSRPPLPLPETSAKKDEGGAYGYSRARDVTEDISEKLKDVLKSSERCECGIPRNLAELPMGWTVHLSKDPLTRGKLFYQSEDGVTSWQLPQQVEMQLTKVHISNLRQIDQNWNVRRQSGTSLSKLT, encoded by the exons ATGGCTGATCGATCTAGGGAAATTCTGAGAGAAAACTGGAAAACTTTGCCATACTTTCATGAAAACTTCAAGTCAACTGATGAT GTTTCCCATTTTATAAAGAAGAAGTCAAAGGGTAAACCAGGATCCTTCTTGCTGAGACCTAGCAACAGAAATAGGGATCTTCTAACTGCCTCTGTTTT GGTACCTGACCACAGTGTACGGCATACCCACATACAGATAGAGGAGGATGGTTCTCGATCAGGATGGAGATATTTCCTTGTCGTGGAAAAGAAGTTTGAAAGCATCGACCAGTTAGTGAATTACTATAGGCAACACCCTGTGAAAAATctagaaaatgtaaacaacgtgTACTTTCAGAATCCtatttatagatctgatgtaaacgCCAATTTATACACAGAACAAAATGGGTCCAGCGGAGGAAGATTTATACCAAACCGGGCTTTAAGTGTGTCAAGTTTGAGTATAAGTAGTCGGAACTCTGACCGATCCGTTGACAGTATGAATAGCATTCCTCCTCCTTTACCAGTACGACCAATTGGTCGAACTCAGAGTATGGACACTAGCTCAGGTACATGGGGATCAAACAGTTCACAAGTGAATAGCCTACCTTGTAATGACATTGGAAGTAGACCACCATTGCCACTTCCAGAAACTTCAGCAAAGAAAGATGAAGGTGGGGCGTACGGTTACTCTAGAGCTAGAGATGTCACTGAAGACATATCCGAAAAACTTAAAGACGTGTTAAAATCAAGTGAACGTTGTGAATGCGGCATTCCTAGAAACCTAGCAGAATTACCCATGGGCTGGACTGTACATCTAAGCAAAGACCCTCTAACCCGTGGAAAACTTTTCTATCAAAGTGAGGATGGAGTTACGTCTTGGCAGCTACCGCAGCAAGTAGAAATGCAGCTAACTAAGGTTCACATATCAAATTTACGTCAAATTGACCAAAATTGGAATGTTCGAAGGCAAAGTGGTACTTCACTTAGCAAATTGACTTAA